The Microbacter sp. GSS18 genome has a segment encoding these proteins:
- a CDS encoding TlpA disulfide reductase family protein, with protein MTFLARRGRAAASALAALTLTAVIAGCSADPLAEQYRAGDNKGFIAADGFRVVEVPEDERGEPVEFSGVLDTGDAVSSDEYAGDVVVVNFWYAACAPCRVEAPELAAAAAEFADEQVSFLGVNIYDGADASLAFAETYGIEYPSALATEDGSIKLAFADVTPLNAVPTTVVLDAEGRVAARFIGAVTGESYSILTTVVDDLLDES; from the coding sequence ATGACGTTCCTCGCCCGCCGCGGCCGCGCCGCCGCATCCGCTCTCGCCGCTCTGACCCTCACCGCGGTCATCGCCGGCTGCTCGGCCGACCCGCTCGCCGAGCAGTACCGCGCCGGTGACAACAAGGGCTTCATCGCCGCCGACGGCTTCCGCGTGGTCGAGGTCCCGGAGGATGAGCGCGGCGAGCCGGTCGAGTTCAGCGGAGTCCTCGACACCGGCGACGCCGTGTCGAGCGACGAGTACGCCGGCGACGTCGTGGTGGTGAACTTCTGGTACGCCGCGTGCGCGCCGTGCCGCGTCGAGGCGCCCGAGCTCGCCGCCGCCGCCGCGGAGTTCGCCGACGAGCAGGTGTCCTTCCTCGGCGTGAACATCTACGACGGCGCCGACGCCTCGCTCGCGTTCGCCGAGACCTACGGCATCGAGTACCCCAGCGCGCTGGCGACCGAGGACGGCTCGATCAAGCTCGCCTTCGCCGACGTCACGCCGCTGAACGCCGTGCCGACCACGGTCGTGCTCGACGCCGAGGGCCGGGTCGCGGCGCGCTTCATCGGTGCCGTGACCGGCGAGTCGTACTCGATCCTCACGACCGTCGTGGACGATCTGCTGGACGAGTCGTGA
- a CDS encoding cytochrome c biogenesis CcdA family protein: MNPVDAVAGGSLLIAIPIAILAGLISFLSPCVLPLVPGYLGFIGGAVAPRPVPAGAVSAIRTSARTSQSESRTNPQSPDAAADGIRDGADPPNPGPREHGDATLARAEAPAPTRGRLLLGVVLFIAGFTAVFMAVAMLGGTLGRFLLQYADPITRVLGVVIIALGLVFIGVFGVAQRTVRPQVRQRAGLIGAPLLGVALGIGWTPCIGPTLAVILGMSFDQASAGRGALLGLAYSLGLGIPFILITLGFGWATRSVGFLRRHIRLVNLIGGALLIALGVLMVTGVWTAIMSQLQGVFASVPLPL; the protein is encoded by the coding sequence GTGAACCCGGTCGACGCCGTCGCGGGCGGATCCCTGCTGATCGCGATCCCCATCGCGATCCTCGCCGGGCTCATCTCGTTCCTGTCGCCGTGCGTGCTGCCCCTCGTCCCGGGCTATCTCGGCTTCATCGGGGGAGCGGTCGCCCCGCGGCCGGTGCCGGCGGGCGCGGTATCCGCGATTCGGACGAGCGCGCGCACCTCGCAGTCCGAGAGTCGGACGAACCCCCAGAGTCCGGATGCGGCGGCCGACGGCATCCGGGACGGCGCTGATCCTCCGAATCCCGGACCGCGGGAGCACGGGGACGCGACGCTCGCCCGGGCGGAGGCCCCGGCTCCCACGCGCGGCCGGCTGCTGCTGGGCGTGGTGCTGTTCATCGCGGGCTTCACGGCGGTCTTCATGGCGGTCGCGATGCTCGGGGGCACCCTGGGCCGGTTCCTGCTGCAGTACGCCGACCCGATCACGCGCGTGCTCGGTGTCGTCATCATCGCCCTCGGCCTGGTGTTCATCGGGGTCTTCGGCGTCGCGCAGCGCACCGTGCGCCCGCAGGTGCGCCAGCGCGCCGGGCTGATCGGCGCGCCGCTGCTGGGCGTCGCGCTCGGCATCGGCTGGACGCCGTGCATCGGACCGACCCTGGCCGTCATCCTCGGGATGTCCTTCGACCAGGCCTCGGCCGGCCGCGGCGCCCTGCTGGGCCTGGCGTACTCGCTCGGCCTCGGCATCCCGTTCATCCTCATCACGCTCGGCTTCGGCTGGGCGACCCGCTCGGTCGGGTTCCTGCGCCGCCACATCCGCCTGGTCAACCTCATCGGCGGCGCCCTGCTGATCGCGCTCGGCGTGCTGATGGTCACGGGCGTGTGGACGGCGATCATGTCGCAGCTGCAGGGGGTGTTCGCCAGTGTCCCGCTCCCGCTCTGA
- a CDS encoding cytochrome c biogenesis protein ResB, with translation MSRSRSDETETAQDDGTESLPLRPRDHAEGTDAAPAPSSDIAQPSLGIAGWGRWGWRQLTSMRTALVLLLLLAIAAIPGSLVPQRSADPNGVTQYYADNPDLAPILDGLQLFDVYTSVWFSAIYILLFISLIGCVIPRTQHHLKALRSRPPRTPARLARLDAYRSVEHEFADDAEAAAAAGEAVDRAQRQLRSSGYRVERYDGRGAFSVSAERGYARETGNLVFHTALIGVLISVGIGGGLTYTGQTVIIEGRTFVNSLLDYTSFNPGRFVDEEQLAPYSLTLDEFTLTYQPAGEVGAGQAGDFVAHLTTQVPGEEPQTGEVRVNHPLDMLGDRVYLMGNGYAPTVTVRDPDGDVVYSEAVPFLPQDSNMTSLGVIKIPDGLSEQLGLVGFFYPTQVPLQSGAFTSGYPDLILPVLSLNVFSGDLGINEGIPRSVYALDTSEMERLTGGDTGVESIQLAPGETADLPGGYGTVTFEDDSPAGATGYEESVKRYVSLSIHRDAAAAWVLVFAIIALAGLVTALFVPRRRMWVKAAVTGSTLRVEYAGLARGEDPALDDAVDQFARVHAEATRTAGDAAAASRTPDPMDAKVD, from the coding sequence GTGTCCCGCTCCCGCTCTGACGAGACCGAGACCGCCCAGGACGACGGCACGGAGTCGCTGCCGCTGCGCCCGCGCGACCACGCCGAGGGGACGGATGCCGCTCCCGCGCCGTCGTCCGACATCGCCCAGCCCTCGCTCGGAATCGCCGGCTGGGGCCGATGGGGCTGGCGTCAGCTCACGTCGATGCGCACGGCGCTCGTCCTGCTGCTGCTGCTCGCGATCGCGGCGATCCCGGGTTCACTCGTGCCGCAGCGCAGCGCCGACCCCAACGGCGTCACCCAGTACTACGCCGACAACCCCGACCTCGCGCCGATCCTGGACGGTCTCCAGCTGTTCGACGTCTACACGTCGGTGTGGTTCTCGGCGATCTACATCCTGCTGTTCATCTCGCTCATCGGGTGCGTCATCCCCCGCACGCAGCACCACCTCAAGGCGCTGCGCTCACGTCCGCCGCGGACGCCCGCGCGCCTGGCGCGCCTGGACGCCTATCGCTCGGTCGAGCACGAGTTCGCGGACGACGCCGAGGCGGCCGCCGCCGCGGGCGAGGCGGTCGACCGGGCCCAGAGGCAGCTGCGCTCATCCGGCTACCGCGTCGAGCGCTACGACGGCCGCGGCGCCTTCTCGGTCTCGGCCGAGCGCGGGTATGCGCGCGAGACCGGCAACCTCGTCTTCCACACCGCCCTGATCGGCGTGCTGATCTCGGTCGGCATCGGCGGCGGCCTCACCTACACCGGCCAGACGGTCATCATCGAGGGCCGCACGTTCGTCAACTCGCTGCTGGACTACACCTCGTTCAACCCGGGGCGCTTCGTCGACGAGGAGCAGCTGGCGCCGTACTCGCTGACACTCGACGAGTTCACGCTGACGTACCAGCCGGCGGGCGAAGTGGGCGCCGGCCAGGCCGGCGACTTCGTCGCGCACCTGACGACGCAGGTCCCCGGCGAGGAGCCGCAGACGGGCGAGGTGCGCGTCAACCACCCGCTCGACATGCTCGGCGACCGCGTGTACCTCATGGGCAACGGGTACGCCCCGACGGTGACGGTCCGCGACCCCGACGGGGACGTCGTGTACTCCGAGGCGGTGCCGTTCCTTCCGCAGGACTCGAACATGACCTCGCTCGGCGTCATCAAGATCCCCGACGGCCTGAGCGAGCAGCTGGGCCTCGTGGGCTTCTTCTACCCGACGCAGGTGCCGCTGCAGTCCGGCGCGTTCACGTCGGGCTATCCCGATCTGATCCTGCCGGTGCTGTCGCTGAACGTCTTCTCGGGCGACCTGGGCATCAACGAGGGCATCCCGCGTTCGGTCTACGCGCTCGACACCAGCGAGATGGAGCGCCTCACCGGCGGCGACACCGGTGTCGAGTCGATCCAGCTCGCGCCCGGCGAGACCGCGGACCTGCCCGGCGGCTACGGCACCGTGACCTTCGAGGACGACTCCCCGGCCGGGGCCACCGGCTACGAGGAGTCCGTGAAGCGGTACGTGTCGCTGTCCATCCACCGGGACGCCGCGGCCGCGTGGGTGCTGGTGTTCGCGATCATCGCGCTCGCCGGTCTCGTGACGGCCCTGTTCGTCCCCCGCCGTCGCATGTGGGTGAAGGCCGCCGTCACCGGCAGCACGCTGCGCGTGGAGTACGCCGGGCTCGCGCGCGGCGAGGACCCCGCACTCGACGACGCGGTCGACCAGTTCGCCCGCGTGCACGCCGAAGCGACCCGGACCGCCGGCGACGCCGCGGCGGCATCCCGCACCCCCGACCCGATGGACGCGAAAGTAGACTGA
- the ccsB gene encoding c-type cytochrome biogenesis protein CcsB, translated as MPESALTIDSVSVLLVWTAIGIYALAFVAYAVDLASRGATAVDRKDAKVRERELVAAGGVGHIERMRAEERAAGEAVEARPSARPRFVWARIGTSLTTLAFLFHVAGDVTRGIAGGRVPWSNMYEFSLTGTMLIVAVYLAVLIRYDLRFLGSFITGLTVLLLGGATLAFYVEVVPLADPLKSVWLVIHVFVASLATALFALAFGLSVLQLMQSRRERRVIAAAAAVSDAPAKTGPRFLRTLPSADALESLAYRFAIIGFIFWTFTLIAGSIWANDAWGRYWGFDTKEVWTFVIWVLYAGYIHARATRGWRGARSAWLSIIGFGAVIFNFTIVNMFFKGLHAYSGLS; from the coding sequence ATGCCGGAATCCGCTCTGACGATCGACTCTGTCTCGGTGCTGCTGGTCTGGACCGCGATCGGGATCTACGCCCTCGCGTTCGTCGCCTACGCCGTCGACCTCGCCAGCCGCGGGGCGACCGCCGTCGACCGCAAGGACGCGAAGGTCCGCGAGCGCGAACTCGTCGCAGCGGGCGGCGTCGGGCACATCGAGCGGATGCGGGCCGAGGAGCGTGCCGCCGGCGAAGCGGTCGAGGCGAGGCCGTCCGCCCGTCCGCGGTTCGTGTGGGCGCGGATCGGCACGTCGCTGACCACGCTCGCCTTCCTCTTCCACGTCGCCGGTGACGTCACGCGCGGCATCGCGGGCGGACGCGTGCCGTGGTCGAACATGTACGAGTTCTCGCTCACGGGGACCATGCTGATCGTGGCGGTGTACCTCGCGGTGCTGATCCGCTACGACCTGCGGTTCCTGGGCTCGTTCATCACCGGGCTCACCGTGCTGCTCCTCGGCGGCGCGACGCTGGCCTTCTACGTCGAGGTCGTGCCGCTGGCCGACCCGCTCAAGAGCGTCTGGCTCGTCATCCACGTGTTCGTCGCGTCGCTGGCGACCGCGCTGTTCGCCCTGGCCTTCGGCCTGTCGGTGCTGCAGCTGATGCAGAGCCGCCGTGAGCGCCGTGTCATCGCCGCCGCCGCGGCTGTCTCCGACGCCCCCGCCAAGACCGGCCCTCGCTTCCTGCGCACGCTTCCCAGCGCCGATGCGCTGGAGTCGCTCGCGTACCGCTTCGCGATCATCGGATTCATCTTCTGGACCTTCACGCTCATCGCCGGCTCGATCTGGGCCAACGACGCGTGGGGACGGTACTGGGGCTTCGACACGAAGGAAGTGTGGACCTTCGTCATCTGGGTCCTCTACGCCGGCTACATCCACGCGCGCGCGACGCGCGGCTGGCGCGGTGCCCGCTCGGCGTGGCTGTCGATCATCGGCTTCGGCGCCGTGATCTTCAACTTCACGATCGTGAACATGTTCTTCAAGGGGCTCCACGCCTACTCGGGCCTGAGCTGA
- a CDS encoding YhgE/Pip domain-containing protein — protein sequence MTLPIERARTRKPITWLTIIGVVLLPVIIGGLLIAALYNPTERLESINAAIVNDDDPVTIDGQMVPLGRQLTAGLVGGSDEVDSNLTWTITNAEDASEGLADGDYAAVVTIPSNFSAAATSTMPGETPEQAIIEVTTPPDSLIVDDAITAQIAQTAASVLGEQLSQAYLENVLLGFTTLGDELGTAADGASELADGTRGAADGTVSLADGVAQLSTGANGLAGGAGDISSGVGQLAGGARELADGADGIASGADGIASGAAQLSSGTAASAAGLQEWAAGARDLADGTQQLSDGITSMIPEIPADALDRLDQIAENSDAISANVSAAAEQLAQLSADCLAEGGTQELCDAVAQVSAQVDGALPAVTGVLENADTIAEAAHGIADGTGPLIGGLNSIAGGMSDLADGADDAAAGVGQLAVGMSSLSDGAADLGSGTATWAAGARSWADGADQTAAGVSTWSSGASSWSAGASDAAAGAGDLADGMVLLADGTGELADGLHTAVDEIPTYTDEEAADTATVVSNPVAADGVGSSLFGMSAIPLLAMLALWFGGLASFVALQAVSGRTLASRMSSPTLALRALAPAVALGAIQGVLVAGVVQLAAQYDWGDWWVFALVCVVAGVAFAAVNQALVAVFGAAGHGVSALVGVLAVATGIVSTVPGVLTSIASLMPTAPAYNAMIGALTAAGGVTAGIVGLVVWALLALAVTIVAVTRRRTVSARRLLASAPA from the coding sequence ATGACCCTCCCCATCGAACGCGCGCGCACGCGCAAGCCCATCACGTGGCTGACGATCATCGGCGTGGTGCTGCTGCCCGTCATCATCGGCGGACTGCTCATCGCCGCGCTGTACAACCCCACCGAGCGTCTCGAAAGCATCAACGCCGCGATCGTGAACGACGACGACCCGGTCACGATCGACGGTCAGATGGTGCCCCTCGGCCGGCAGCTCACGGCCGGTCTCGTCGGCGGCTCCGACGAGGTCGACTCCAACCTGACGTGGACCATCACCAACGCCGAGGACGCCTCGGAGGGTCTCGCGGACGGCGACTACGCCGCCGTCGTGACGATCCCGTCGAACTTCTCGGCGGCCGCGACGTCGACGATGCCGGGCGAGACTCCCGAGCAGGCGATCATCGAGGTCACGACGCCGCCGGACAGCCTCATCGTCGACGACGCCATCACGGCGCAGATCGCGCAGACGGCGGCATCCGTCCTCGGCGAGCAGCTCTCGCAGGCGTACCTCGAGAACGTCCTGCTCGGCTTCACCACGCTCGGTGACGAGCTCGGCACCGCCGCCGACGGAGCCAGCGAGCTCGCCGACGGAACGCGCGGGGCGGCAGACGGGACGGTGTCCCTCGCCGACGGCGTCGCGCAGCTGTCGACCGGCGCGAACGGGCTCGCCGGCGGCGCGGGTGACATCTCATCCGGCGTCGGGCAGCTCGCCGGCGGCGCGCGCGAACTCGCCGACGGCGCCGACGGCATCGCCTCGGGCGCCGACGGCATCGCCTCGGGCGCCGCACAGCTCTCGTCGGGCACTGCGGCGTCGGCGGCCGGCCTGCAGGAGTGGGCCGCGGGCGCACGCGACCTCGCCGACGGCACACAGCAGCTCAGCGACGGGATCACGTCGATGATCCCCGAGATCCCCGCGGACGCCCTCGACCGGCTCGACCAGATCGCCGAGAACAGCGACGCGATCTCGGCGAACGTCTCCGCGGCGGCCGAACAGCTCGCCCAGCTGTCGGCTGACTGCCTCGCCGAGGGCGGTACGCAGGAGCTCTGCGATGCGGTCGCGCAGGTCTCGGCGCAGGTCGACGGCGCGCTGCCGGCGGTGACCGGAGTGCTCGAGAACGCCGACACGATCGCCGAGGCCGCCCACGGGATCGCCGACGGCACCGGCCCCCTCATCGGCGGGCTGAACAGCATCGCCGGCGGCATGAGCGATCTCGCCGACGGCGCGGACGACGCCGCCGCAGGCGTCGGCCAGCTGGCCGTCGGCATGTCGTCGCTGTCGGACGGCGCGGCGGACCTCGGCTCGGGCACCGCGACGTGGGCCGCAGGCGCCCGCTCGTGGGCGGACGGCGCCGATCAGACGGCCGCCGGCGTCTCGACGTGGTCCTCGGGAGCCTCGTCGTGGTCGGCGGGCGCATCGGATGCGGCCGCGGGCGCGGGCGACCTCGCCGACGGCATGGTCCTGCTCGCCGATGGCACCGGCGAGCTGGCCGACGGACTGCACACGGCCGTCGACGAGATCCCGACCTACACCGACGAGGAGGCGGCCGACACCGCCACCGTCGTGTCGAACCCGGTCGCCGCCGACGGCGTCGGCTCGAGCCTGTTCGGCATGTCGGCGATCCCGCTGCTGGCGATGCTCGCCCTGTGGTTCGGGGGCCTCGCGAGCTTCGTCGCCCTGCAGGCCGTCTCCGGGCGCACCCTCGCCTCGCGGATGTCGTCGCCGACGCTCGCCCTCCGCGCCCTCGCGCCCGCCGTGGCGCTCGGCGCCATCCAGGGCGTGCTCGTGGCGGGCGTCGTGCAGCTGGCCGCCCAGTACGACTGGGGCGACTGGTGGGTGTTCGCGCTGGTGTGCGTCGTCGCCGGCGTCGCGTTCGCGGCCGTGAACCAGGCGCTCGTGGCGGTGTTCGGCGCTGCGGGGCACGGTGTCTCCGCGCTCGTCGGCGTGCTGGCGGTGGCCACCGGCATCGTCTCGACCGTGCCGGGGGTGCTCACCTCGATCGCGTCGCTCATGCCGACCGCTCCGGCGTACAACGCCATGATCGGCGCGCTCACCGCGGCGGGCGGCGTCACGGCGGGGATCGTCGGGCTGGTGGTGTGGGCGCTGCTCGCCCTCGCGGTCACGATCGTCGCGGTCACACGCCGACGCACCGTGTCGGCCCGCAGGCTCCTGGCGTCCGCCCCCGCCTGA